In one Micromonospora polyrhachis genomic region, the following are encoded:
- the gap gene encoding type I glyceraldehyde-3-phosphate dehydrogenase codes for MTIRVGINGFGRIGRNFFRAVLASGADVEVVGVNDLTDNATLAHLVKYDSILGRLPEEVKATADEITVGGKTIKAYAEKDPAKLPWGDLGVDVVIESTGFFTDATKAKAHVDAGAKKVIISAPAKNEDVTVVMGVNHDQYDPAKHTIISNASCTTNCLAPMAKVLQDTFGVEQGLMTTIHAYTQDQNLQDAPHKDLRRARAAALNIVPTSTGAAKAIGLVLPELKGKLDGYALRVPIPTGSATDLTVTLGRETTADEVNAAMKAAAEGPLKGILTYNEDPIVSADIVTDPASCIFDAPLTKVIGNQAKVVGWYDNEWGYSNRLVDLVKLVGSSL; via the coding sequence GTGACCATCCGGGTTGGCATCAACGGCTTCGGCCGGATCGGCCGTAACTTCTTCCGGGCAGTACTGGCGTCCGGCGCTGACGTCGAGGTTGTCGGCGTCAACGACCTGACCGACAACGCGACCCTCGCCCACCTCGTCAAGTACGACAGCATCCTCGGGCGGCTGCCGGAGGAGGTCAAGGCGACCGCCGACGAGATCACCGTGGGTGGCAAGACCATCAAGGCGTACGCCGAGAAGGACCCGGCCAAGCTGCCCTGGGGCGACCTGGGCGTGGATGTGGTCATCGAGTCGACCGGCTTCTTCACCGACGCGACCAAGGCGAAGGCGCACGTCGACGCCGGCGCGAAGAAGGTCATCATCTCGGCGCCCGCCAAGAACGAGGACGTCACGGTCGTGATGGGCGTCAACCACGACCAGTACGACCCGGCGAAGCACACCATCATCTCGAACGCCTCCTGCACCACCAACTGCCTCGCGCCGATGGCCAAGGTCCTGCAGGACACCTTCGGCGTCGAGCAGGGTCTGATGACCACGATCCACGCGTACACCCAGGACCAGAACCTGCAGGACGCGCCGCACAAGGACCTGCGTCGGGCCCGGGCCGCCGCGCTGAACATCGTGCCCACCTCGACCGGTGCGGCCAAGGCGATTGGGCTGGTGCTGCCGGAGCTGAAGGGCAAGCTCGACGGCTACGCCCTGCGGGTGCCGATCCCGACCGGCTCGGCCACCGACCTGACCGTGACCCTCGGCCGCGAGACCACGGCGGACGAGGTCAACGCCGCGATGAAGGCCGCTGCCGAGGGGCCGCTGAAGGGCATCCTCACCTACAACGAGGACCCGATTGTCTCCGCCGACATCGTGACCGACCCGGCCTCCTGCATCTTCGACGCGCCGCTGACCAAGGTGATCGGCAACCAGGCCAAGGTGGTCGGTTGGTACGACAACGAGTGGGGCTACTCCAACCGCCTGGTGGACCTCGTCAAGCTGGTCGGCAGCTCCCTGTGA
- a CDS encoding gluconeogenesis factor YvcK family protein, which yields MTARRVVAFGGGHGLSASLRALRHCTPELDLDITAVVTVGDDGGSSGRLRAERGALPPGDLRQALVALAGDHPATRRSADLLQYRFAAPAAGAAADDSLAGHAVGNLVLCGLMELLGDPVAALDHAAAMLGAVGRVLPMSCQPVGIEAEVRGAVPERPDEVRTVRGQHQVAVTTGRVESLRLVPADPAACREAVAAVGAADWLIFGPGSWYTSVLPHLLVPELARAIVASPARRLVTLNLAAEKETLGLSVADHLAALRWYLPELRVDLVLADGKAVGEPEPVERAAESLGARLVLAPVAVLDGTPRHDPAALGAALVPVLGADR from the coding sequence ATGACGGCGCGAAGGGTGGTCGCGTTCGGGGGTGGCCACGGGCTCTCGGCGTCCCTACGGGCGCTGCGGCACTGCACGCCGGAACTCGACCTGGACATCACCGCCGTGGTGACGGTGGGCGACGACGGTGGCTCCAGCGGTCGGCTACGGGCCGAGCGAGGGGCACTGCCCCCGGGTGATCTGCGGCAGGCGCTGGTGGCGTTGGCCGGCGACCACCCGGCCACCCGGCGCAGCGCCGACCTGTTGCAGTACCGCTTCGCCGCACCAGCCGCCGGCGCGGCGGCCGACGACTCGTTGGCCGGCCACGCGGTCGGCAACCTCGTGTTGTGTGGGCTGATGGAGCTACTGGGCGACCCGGTGGCTGCCCTCGACCATGCCGCCGCCATGCTCGGTGCGGTCGGGCGGGTCCTGCCCATGTCCTGCCAGCCGGTGGGGATCGAGGCCGAGGTGCGCGGCGCCGTACCCGAGCGACCCGACGAGGTGCGGACCGTACGCGGTCAGCACCAGGTGGCCGTGACGACCGGCCGGGTTGAATCGTTGCGATTGGTGCCGGCCGACCCTGCGGCGTGTCGGGAGGCGGTCGCGGCGGTTGGCGCGGCCGACTGGTTGATCTTCGGTCCGGGCAGTTGGTACACCAGCGTCCTGCCGCATCTGCTGGTGCCCGAACTGGCCCGGGCGATCGTGGCCAGCCCCGCCCGCCGGCTGGTCACCCTGAACCTTGCGGCAGAGAAGGAGACCCTTGGGCTGTCAGTCGCCGATCATCTCGCGGCACTGCGGTGGTACCTGCCCGAACTGCGGGTGGATCTGGTGCTGGCCGACGGGAAGGCGGTGGGGGAACCAGAACCCGTAGAGCGTGCGGCAGAATCGCTGGGTGCCCGTCTCGTGCTCGCCCCAGTGGCCGTCTTGGACGGCACGCCCCGACATGATCCAGCCGCGCTGGGGGCCGCGCTGGTGCCTGTCCTGGGCGCCGATCGTTAA
- the rapZ gene encoding RNase adapter RapZ, whose protein sequence is MVGTPETGKSAVVPSNRSDMTLVVVTGVSGGGRSTVARALENVNFYVVDNLPQALLLDMAELAFRAGGAARNTAMVLDVRSRAFSTDLAGAIRDLKGRGFQPRVVFVDADDEVLIRRFESVRRSHPLQGDGRLADGIAVERGLLAEAREQADVIIDTSHLNVNQLRSRVEELFGGEDARRLRVTVLSFGFKYGLPPDADFVLDARFLPNPYWVPELREHTGREEEVSRYVLGQNGAVPFVESYVRLINATVPGFEREGKRYLTVAVGCTGGKHRSVAIAEELASQLRHARLAANAQHRDLGRE, encoded by the coding sequence ATGGTCGGAACACCCGAGACTGGGAAGTCGGCGGTCGTGCCGTCGAACCGGTCGGACATGACACTCGTGGTGGTCACCGGAGTCTCCGGCGGTGGTCGCAGCACCGTGGCGCGAGCGCTGGAGAACGTCAACTTCTACGTGGTGGACAACCTGCCGCAGGCGTTGCTACTCGATATGGCCGAACTGGCCTTTCGGGCCGGCGGTGCGGCCCGTAACACCGCGATGGTGCTCGACGTACGCAGCCGGGCCTTCTCGACTGATCTGGCCGGGGCGATCCGCGATCTCAAGGGCCGCGGCTTCCAGCCCCGGGTGGTCTTCGTCGACGCCGATGACGAAGTGCTGATTCGGCGGTTCGAGAGCGTACGACGGTCGCACCCGCTGCAGGGTGACGGGCGGCTCGCCGACGGCATCGCGGTCGAACGTGGCCTGCTGGCGGAGGCGCGGGAACAGGCCGATGTGATCATCGACACCAGTCATCTCAACGTCAACCAGCTCCGGAGTCGGGTGGAGGAGCTTTTCGGCGGCGAGGACGCTCGCCGGTTGCGGGTGACCGTCCTCTCCTTCGGCTTCAAGTACGGCCTACCGCCGGATGCAGACTTTGTCCTTGATGCCAGATTCCTTCCGAATCCGTACTGGGTGCCAGAACTGCGCGAGCACACCGGGCGCGAAGAGGAGGTGAGTCGGTACGTTCTCGGCCAGAATGGCGCGGTGCCGTTCGTGGAGTCGTACGTCCGCCTGATCAATGCAACCGTGCCCGGGTTCGAACGGGAGGGAAAGCGCTACCTGACCGTGGCGGTGGGCTGCACCGGGGGGAAACACCGCAGTGTGGCGATCGCGGAGGAACTGGCGTCCCAACTGCGGCATGCCCGACTCGCGGCCAACGCCCAGCACCGCGACCTGGGGCGCGAATGA
- the secG gene encoding preprotein translocase subunit SecG, whose protein sequence is MPIWFAYTLIVLLIITSVLLTMLILLHRGKGGGLSSMFGGGVSSSLAGSSVAEKNLDRYTVLVGIVWFACIVGLGLWLKLATNGAA, encoded by the coding sequence ATGCCGATCTGGTTCGCGTACACGTTGATCGTGTTGCTGATCATCACGAGCGTGCTGCTCACCATGCTGATCCTGCTGCATCGCGGTAAGGGCGGCGGGCTGTCGAGCATGTTCGGTGGCGGTGTCAGCTCCAGCCTTGCCGGCTCGTCGGTAGCGGAGAAGAACCTGGACCGCTATACGGTTTTGGTGGGGATTGTCTGGTTTGCCTGCATCGTCGGCCTGGGCCTCTGGCTCAAGCTGGCGACGAATGGCGCAGCCTGA
- a CDS encoding phosphoglycerate kinase, with the protein MSIRTLDDLLAEGVSGRRVLVRADLNVPIDKESGAIADDGRIRAVLPTLTALREAGAVVVVCSHLGRPKGAPDPKYTLAPVATRLGELIDAPVAFASDTVGESARSTVDALTVGQVALLENLRFNPGETSKDAAEREAFADQLAGLAEAYVDDAFGAVHRKHASVYDVPARLPNFAGRLVLREVEVLSRLTGEPDRPYVVVLGGSKVSDKLAVIEALLPKVDRLLIGGGMCFTFLKAQGHEVGTSLLEEEMLDTCRDLLARADGRIVLPVDVVAATAFAPDATHDVVAADAIPPNRLGLDIGPRSVAEFAEVISGARTVFWNGPMGVFEMPAFAAGTKGVAEAITAVDGFTVVGGGDSAAAVRALGLDESSFGHISTGGGASLEYLEGKTLPGVAALEK; encoded by the coding sequence GTGAGTATTCGTACCCTCGACGATCTCCTTGCCGAGGGTGTCTCAGGTCGGCGCGTGTTGGTGCGCGCCGACCTGAACGTGCCCATTGACAAGGAGTCCGGCGCCATCGCCGACGACGGTCGGATCCGCGCGGTGCTGCCGACCTTGACCGCGCTCCGGGAGGCCGGCGCGGTGGTCGTCGTCTGCTCGCACCTGGGCCGCCCGAAGGGTGCGCCGGACCCGAAGTACACCCTCGCGCCGGTTGCCACCCGGCTCGGCGAGCTGATCGACGCGCCGGTCGCGTTCGCGTCGGACACCGTCGGGGAGTCGGCTCGGAGCACGGTCGACGCGCTGACCGTCGGGCAGGTGGCCCTGCTGGAGAACCTCCGGTTCAACCCGGGGGAGACCAGCAAGGACGCCGCCGAGCGGGAGGCTTTCGCCGACCAACTGGCCGGCCTCGCCGAGGCGTACGTGGATGACGCCTTCGGCGCGGTGCACCGCAAGCACGCCAGTGTCTACGACGTACCGGCCCGGCTGCCGAACTTTGCCGGCCGGCTGGTGCTGCGGGAGGTCGAGGTGCTGTCCCGGCTGACCGGGGAGCCGGACCGGCCGTACGTCGTGGTGCTCGGCGGCTCGAAGGTCTCCGACAAGCTCGCGGTGATCGAGGCGCTGCTGCCGAAGGTCGACCGGCTGTTGATCGGCGGCGGGATGTGTTTCACCTTCCTCAAGGCCCAGGGCCACGAGGTGGGCACCTCGCTGCTCGAAGAGGAGATGCTCGACACCTGCCGGGATCTGCTTGCTCGGGCCGACGGTCGGATCGTGTTGCCGGTCGACGTGGTGGCCGCCACCGCGTTCGCCCCGGACGCCACGCACGACGTGGTGGCCGCTGACGCGATCCCGCCGAACCGACTCGGTCTGGACATCGGGCCGCGCAGCGTGGCGGAGTTCGCCGAGGTGATCTCCGGGGCGCGGACGGTCTTCTGGAACGGCCCGATGGGTGTGTTCGAGATGCCCGCCTTCGCAGCCGGCACCAAGGGCGTCGCCGAGGCGATCACTGCGGTCGACGGCTTCACGGTGGTCGGCGGCGGTGACTCGGCAGCGGCGGTACGCGCGCTGGGCCTGGACGAGTCCTCGTTCGGGCACATCTCGACCGGCGGGGGTGCCTCGCTGGAATACCTGGAGGGCAAGACCCTCCCCGGTGTCGCCGCTCTGGAGAAGTGA
- a CDS encoding MbtH family protein: MEDAEDQRHYRVVVNDEEQYSIWPVGSSLPPGWRPDGTEGDRATCLAHIDEVWTDLRPRSLRDWLATQP; the protein is encoded by the coding sequence GTGGAAGACGCCGAGGATCAGCGTCACTATCGCGTAGTTGTCAACGATGAAGAGCAGTACTCTATCTGGCCTGTCGGCTCCAGCCTGCCACCGGGTTGGCGACCGGACGGCACCGAGGGTGATCGGGCAACGTGTCTGGCCCACATCGACGAGGTGTGGACCGACCTGCGACCACGCAGCCTTCGCGATTGGCTAGCCACCCAGCCCTGA
- a CDS encoding glucose-6-phosphate dehydrogenase assembly protein OpcA, with translation MIGLWDTTGNEVVKALAAERRSAGGVASGMALTLIVVADERQVREAEAAATIAAAAHPCRLLVVVRSDVDRDRDRLDAEIVVGGRLGPCEAVVMRMYGRLALHAESVVMPLLVPDVPVVTWWHGEPPEEIATDFLGVVADRRITDSAQAANPIEALRLRAADYAPGDTDLAWTRITLWRTLVAGAFDTVNAEITEATVVAPTSDPTAALMCGWLSARLGIIPKWEQSDHFQRMRSVELCTASGDHLLLTREDSVATFQRTGQAERQLPLVRRPLGEELAEELRRLDPDQIYAEALGAMAGTPGLQARPDRRVHVWKDPATAQRAEAGITSHATTSETGRPDLPQGGVV, from the coding sequence TTGATCGGGCTGTGGGACACCACCGGCAACGAGGTGGTCAAGGCGTTGGCCGCCGAGCGGCGCAGCGCTGGTGGGGTGGCCAGCGGGATGGCGCTCACCCTCATCGTGGTGGCCGACGAGCGGCAGGTCCGGGAGGCCGAGGCCGCCGCGACCATAGCGGCAGCCGCCCACCCGTGCCGACTGCTGGTGGTCGTACGCTCTGATGTGGACCGGGACCGGGACCGGCTGGACGCCGAGATCGTGGTCGGTGGCCGGCTCGGCCCGTGCGAGGCCGTGGTGATGCGGATGTACGGACGGCTCGCCCTGCACGCCGAGTCGGTGGTGATGCCGCTGCTGGTGCCGGACGTACCGGTGGTGACCTGGTGGCACGGGGAGCCGCCGGAGGAGATCGCCACCGACTTCCTCGGGGTGGTCGCCGACCGCCGGATCACCGACTCCGCGCAGGCGGCCAACCCGATCGAGGCGTTGCGGTTGCGGGCAGCGGACTACGCTCCGGGCGACACCGACCTCGCCTGGACCCGCATCACCCTCTGGCGGACCCTGGTGGCCGGTGCGTTCGACACCGTCAACGCGGAGATCACCGAGGCCACCGTCGTCGCACCGACCTCGGACCCGACCGCGGCGCTGATGTGCGGTTGGCTCTCCGCCCGACTGGGGATTATCCCGAAATGGGAGCAGTCGGACCATTTCCAGCGGATGCGGTCGGTGGAGCTGTGCACCGCCAGCGGCGACCACCTGCTGCTGACCCGGGAGGACAGCGTGGCGACGTTCCAACGCACCGGCCAGGCGGAACGACAGCTGCCGCTGGTCCGACGTCCCCTCGGCGAGGAACTGGCCGAGGAGTTGCGGCGACTGGACCCAGACCAGATCTACGCGGAGGCTCTGGGGGCGATGGCCGGCACACCCGGCCTGCAGGCACGACCGGACCGGCGGGTGCACGTCTGGAAGGATCCGGCGACCGCGCAACGGGCGGAGGCGGGAATCACCTCGCACGCCACGACGAGCGAGACCGGGCGTCCCGATCTGCCGCAGGGTGGGGTGGTATGA
- the whiA gene encoding DNA-binding protein WhiA, which produces MAMTAAVKDELSRVDVPKPCCRRAEMAALLRFAGGLHIVSGRVVVEAELDTGAVARRLRREVADVYGYPSEIHVLAPGGLRKGSHYIVRVVKDGEALARQTGLLDVRGRPVRGLPPHVVAANVCCAVAAWRGAFMAHGSLTEPGRSCALEITCPGPESALALVGAARRIGITAKFREVRGVDRVVVKDGDAISALLTRIGAHSSVLAWEERRVRREVRATANRLANFDDANLRRSARAAVAAAARVTRALEILADDAPNHLTSAGELRLKHRQASLEELGALADPPLTKDAIAGRIRRLLALADKRARDLGIPDTEAAVTPDMLVV; this is translated from the coding sequence ATGGCGATGACGGCTGCGGTCAAGGACGAGCTGAGCCGCGTGGACGTGCCCAAACCCTGCTGCCGTCGGGCGGAGATGGCCGCCCTGCTGCGGTTCGCGGGCGGACTGCACATCGTTTCCGGTCGGGTCGTGGTGGAGGCGGAACTCGATACCGGAGCGGTCGCCCGACGCCTGCGTCGGGAGGTCGCCGACGTGTACGGCTACCCGAGCGAAATCCACGTGCTCGCCCCCGGTGGACTGCGTAAGGGCAGCCACTACATCGTGCGGGTGGTCAAGGACGGCGAGGCCCTGGCCCGCCAGACCGGCCTGCTCGACGTGCGGGGACGGCCGGTGCGGGGTCTGCCACCCCACGTCGTGGCCGCCAACGTCTGCTGTGCGGTGGCGGCCTGGCGGGGTGCGTTCATGGCCCACGGCTCGCTGACCGAGCCCGGCCGGTCCTGCGCGCTGGAGATCACCTGCCCGGGGCCGGAATCGGCGCTGGCACTGGTCGGGGCGGCCCGCCGGATCGGCATCACGGCCAAGTTCCGCGAAGTGCGGGGCGTGGATCGGGTGGTCGTCAAGGACGGTGACGCGATTTCCGCGTTGCTCACCCGGATCGGCGCGCACTCCAGCGTGCTGGCCTGGGAGGAACGCCGGGTACGCCGCGAGGTGCGGGCCACCGCCAATCGACTGGCCAACTTCGACGATGCCAACCTGCGGCGCTCGGCGCGTGCGGCGGTGGCCGCCGCCGCCCGGGTCACCCGGGCTCTGGAGATCCTCGCCGACGACGCGCCCAACCACCTGACCTCCGCCGGAGAACTGCGACTCAAGCACCGGCAGGCCTCGCTCGAAGAACTGGGCGCGCTCGCCGACCCGCCGCTGACCAAGGACGCGATCGCCGGCCGGATCCGCCGGCTGCTGGCCCTGGCCGACAAGCGCGCCCGGGACCTGGGAATCCCGGACACCGAAGCCGCCGTCACCCCGGACATGCTCGTGGTCTGA
- the pgl gene encoding 6-phosphogluconolactonase translates to MSETSVVVHADRDVLAQAVAARLIVRLIDAQAERGQAGLVLTGGRVAAAVYRAVRDLPARDAVDWSRVDVWWGDERFLPAGDPDRNETQAREALLDALPLDPSRVHPMPASDGSEGDDPEAAAATYTAALATAARPGTATLPHFDVLLLGVGEDGHVASVFPGHPVTYETRPVSAVRGSPKPPPVRTTLTLPTINTADEVWLLATGTDKARAVGMALAGAGPVQLPAAGACGVSRTLWLLDRAAAADVKPTFRSLR, encoded by the coding sequence ATGAGCGAGACCAGTGTGGTGGTGCACGCGGACCGGGACGTGCTCGCCCAGGCGGTCGCCGCCCGCCTGATCGTCCGGCTGATCGACGCCCAGGCCGAGCGGGGCCAGGCCGGGCTGGTGTTGACCGGCGGGCGGGTCGCCGCCGCCGTCTACCGGGCGGTGCGCGACCTGCCGGCGCGGGACGCGGTCGACTGGTCCCGGGTGGACGTGTGGTGGGGGGACGAGCGCTTCCTGCCGGCTGGCGACCCGGACCGCAACGAGACCCAGGCCCGGGAGGCGCTGCTCGACGCGTTGCCCCTGGATCCGTCCCGGGTGCATCCGATGCCGGCCTCGGACGGCTCGGAGGGTGACGATCCAGAGGCCGCTGCGGCCACCTACACCGCTGCCCTGGCCACCGCTGCCCGGCCCGGTACGGCGACGCTGCCCCACTTCGACGTGCTGCTGCTCGGTGTTGGCGAGGACGGGCATGTCGCGTCGGTCTTCCCGGGGCACCCGGTCACCTACGAGACCCGCCCGGTGAGTGCCGTACGGGGCAGCCCGAAGCCGCCACCGGTTCGCACCACCCTGACCCTGCCCACCATCAACACGGCGGACGAGGTGTGGCTGCTGGCGACGGGCACCGACAAGGCCCGGGCGGTCGGCATGGCGCTGGCCGGGGCGGGCCCGGTGCAGCTGCCGGCGGCCGGGGCGTGCGGGGTGAGCCGTACCCTCTGGCTGCTGGACCGAGCGGCGGCGGCCGACGTGAAGCCCACCTTCCGTAGTCTGCGCTGA
- the tpiA gene encoding triose-phosphate isomerase has product MAGNWKMNLNHLEAIALVQKLAFSLNEKQLTDVETVVLPPFTDLRSVQTLVDGDKLLIGYGAQDLSPHASGAYTGEISGPMLAKLGCQYVAIGHSERRAYHHEDDELVNAKVVAALANDLSPILCVGEGLDVREQGRQVAHCSDQLDAALKGLTPEQVEKVVVAYEPVWAIGTGKTATPEDAQEVCGALRQRLADTFGQETADKVRILYGGSVKAANIAGIMAKPDVDGALIGGASLDAEEFVQICRFPEHINR; this is encoded by the coding sequence ATGGCCGGCAACTGGAAGATGAACCTCAACCATCTGGAAGCCATCGCCCTGGTCCAGAAGTTGGCGTTCAGCCTCAACGAGAAGCAGCTCACCGACGTGGAGACGGTGGTCCTGCCGCCCTTCACCGACCTGCGTAGCGTGCAGACGTTGGTCGACGGTGACAAGCTGCTGATCGGCTACGGGGCCCAGGATCTGTCGCCGCACGCGTCGGGGGCCTACACCGGGGAGATCTCCGGCCCGATGCTGGCCAAGCTCGGCTGCCAGTATGTGGCGATTGGCCACTCCGAGCGGCGGGCCTACCACCACGAGGACGACGAGCTGGTCAACGCCAAGGTGGTAGCGGCGTTGGCCAACGATCTCAGCCCGATCCTCTGTGTGGGGGAGGGGCTGGACGTCCGCGAGCAGGGTCGCCAGGTCGCGCACTGTAGCGACCAGCTCGATGCGGCGCTGAAGGGGCTTACCCCGGAGCAGGTGGAGAAGGTCGTGGTGGCCTACGAGCCGGTGTGGGCGATCGGTACCGGTAAGACGGCCACCCCGGAGGACGCCCAGGAGGTCTGCGGCGCGCTCCGCCAGCGACTGGCCGATACGTTCGGCCAGGAGACGGCGGACAAGGTGCGGATCCTGTACGGCGGTTCGGTGAAGGCGGCGAACATCGCCGGCATTATGGCCAAGCCGGACGTCGACGGGGCGCTGATCGGTGGGGCAAGCCTGGACGCCGAGGAGTTCGTGCAAATCTGTCGGTTCCCGGAGCACATCAACCGCTGA